One window of Bacteroides sp. AN502(2024) genomic DNA carries:
- a CDS encoding DUF2851 family protein, with protein sequence MEHLLHYVWKHKLFPLKVLQTTHGLPVEVIDAGLQNPNAGPDFFNAKLKIDGIVWVGNIEIHTYSSDWFRHRHHCDKAYDSVILHVVSEVDTEVTRTNGEQIPQLLLTCPENVQLHYHELCVSDQYPACYPILASLPKLTVHSWLTALQTERLEQKAQLIAQRLERCNRNWEDAFFITLARNFGFGLNGEAFETWAGLLPFRAMDKHRNNLFQIEAFFYGLAGLLEETFLKKGQEDEYSLRLCREFHYLQRKFEIGQGMDATLWRFLRLRPENFPHIRLAQLAYLYQKGDKLFSRLLEADTLTDVRTLLDTRTSPYWENHYLFGRLSSQKIKTMGERSKDLIIINTVVPFLYTYGLHKADERMCERAGRFLEELKAENNHIIRSWSDAGLPVFSAADSQALIQLRKEYCDKRKCLYCRFGYEYLRKK encoded by the coding sequence ATGGAACATCTTCTCCACTACGTGTGGAAACATAAATTATTTCCCCTGAAAGTACTGCAAACCACCCATGGCTTACCGGTAGAAGTGATTGATGCCGGTCTGCAAAATCCCAATGCCGGTCCCGACTTTTTCAACGCGAAACTGAAGATTGACGGCATCGTATGGGTGGGAAATATCGAAATACATACATATTCTTCCGACTGGTTCCGCCACAGGCATCATTGTGACAAAGCCTACGATTCTGTGATTCTCCATGTGGTGAGCGAGGTGGATACGGAAGTAACCCGTACCAACGGTGAGCAAATACCACAACTATTGCTGACTTGTCCGGAAAATGTGCAGCTACATTACCATGAACTTTGTGTATCCGATCAGTATCCGGCTTGTTATCCCATCCTTGCCTCTCTTCCTAAACTGACCGTTCATTCCTGGCTGACTGCTTTGCAAACGGAACGTTTAGAGCAGAAAGCACAATTGATAGCACAGCGCCTCGAGCGATGTAACCGTAATTGGGAAGATGCTTTCTTTATCACTCTTGCCCGTAATTTCGGTTTCGGCTTGAATGGAGAAGCTTTTGAAACGTGGGCGGGCTTGCTGCCGTTTCGTGCGATGGATAAGCACCGGAATAATTTGTTTCAGATAGAGGCTTTTTTCTATGGCTTGGCAGGGTTGCTGGAAGAGACATTCTTGAAAAAAGGACAGGAAGACGAGTATAGTCTTCGTCTCTGCAGAGAGTTCCATTATTTGCAGCGGAAGTTTGAAATCGGGCAGGGGATGGATGCCACCTTATGGCGTTTTCTTCGGCTTCGTCCGGAAAACTTTCCGCATATTCGTCTGGCACAGTTGGCCTATCTCTATCAGAAAGGGGATAAGTTGTTTTCACGTTTATTGGAGGCGGATACTTTGACGGATGTGAGAACTTTATTGGATACACGTACGTCTCCCTATTGGGAGAATCATTATTTATTCGGGCGACTTTCTTCACAAAAGATAAAGACGATGGGAGAGCGTTCCAAGGATCTGATAATCATTAATACGGTGGTCCCTTTTCTTTATACTTACGGTTTGCACAAAGCGGATGAACGAATGTGTGAACGTGCCGGACGCTTTTTGGAAGAATTGAAAGCGGAGAATAATCATATCATCCGTTCGTGGAGTGATGCCGGGCTTCCGGTATTCAGTGCGGCGGATAGTCAGGCGTTGATACAATTGCGAAAAGAGTACTGTGATAAGCGAAAGTGTCTGTACTGCCGATTTGGGTATGAGTATTTGAGGAAAAAGTAG
- the dapB gene encoding 4-hydroxy-tetrahydrodipicolinate reductase — protein MKIALIGYGKMGKEIEKVARNRGHEIVCIIDINNQDDFESEAFKSADVAIEFTNPMAAYSNYMKTFKAGVKLVSGSTGWMAEHGEEIKKLCTEEGKTLFWSSNFSLGVSIFSAVNKYLAKIMNQFPTYDITMSETHHIHKLDAPSGTAITLAEGILEKMDRKDKWVKGTFLAPDGTISGTNDCAPNELPIASIREGEVFGLHTIRYESDVDSITITHDAKSRGGFVLGAVLAAEYTATHEGFLGMSDLFPFLND, from the coding sequence ATGAAAATAGCACTGATCGGTTACGGAAAAATGGGCAAAGAGATAGAAAAGGTTGCCCGGAATCGCGGACATGAAATCGTCTGCATCATTGATATCAATAATCAGGATGACTTCGAATCGGAAGCTTTTAAATCGGCCGATGTAGCCATTGAGTTTACCAATCCGATGGCGGCTTACAGCAATTATATGAAAACGTTCAAGGCAGGCGTGAAACTGGTATCCGGAAGCACCGGATGGATGGCCGAACATGGTGAAGAAATCAAGAAGCTCTGCACGGAAGAGGGTAAAACACTCTTCTGGTCGTCCAACTTCAGCCTGGGAGTCAGCATATTCTCTGCTGTCAACAAGTATCTGGCTAAGATTATGAACCAGTTCCCCACTTATGATATCACCATGAGCGAGACACATCATATTCATAAACTGGATGCCCCTAGCGGAACAGCCATCACATTGGCAGAAGGCATTCTGGAAAAGATGGACCGTAAGGACAAATGGGTGAAAGGAACTTTCCTTGCACCGGACGGAACCATTAGCGGAACCAACGATTGCGCGCCTAATGAACTTCCTATCGCCTCTATCCGCGAAGGAGAGGTATTCGGGCTCCATACCATTCGCTATGAATCTGATGTAGACAGCATCACTATCACGCATGACGCCAAAAGTCGTGGCGGATTTGTATTGGGAGCCGTATTAGCTGCCGAATATACCGCCACACACGAGGGTTTTTTGGGCATGAGTGATTTATTCCCATTTTTGAACGACTAA
- a CDS encoding S26 family signal peptidase, with protein sequence MKQATRAQWIKFTIVILLYLVFLLWVRSWWGLIVVPFIFDIYITKKIPWSFWKKSKNPVVRSVMSWVDAIVFALVAVYFVNIYIFQNYQIPSSSLEKSLLVGDFLYVSKMSYGPRVPNTPLSMPLAQHTLPVFNTKSYIEWPQWKYKRVPGFGKVKLNDIVVFNFPAGDTVAVNFQQTTDFYTLAYGEGQRIYSKQIEMDSLTRSQQRAIYDLYYAAGRKQILNNPRTYGKVLWRPVDRRENYVKRCVGLPGDTLQIVEGQVMIDGKAIENPENLQFNYFVQTTGPYIPEDMLRELGISKDDTMLIEDSGWENGLLEMGLDSRNAQGKLNPVYHLPLTKKMYDTLLGNKKLISKIVMEPEEYAGQMYPLNLYTQWNRNNYGPVWIPAKGATITLTEDNLPIYERCIVAYEGNKLEVKSDGIYINSEKTNEYTFKMDYYWMMGDNRHNSADSRYWGFVPEDHVVGKPIVAWLSLDKDRGWFDGKIRWNRLFKWVD encoded by the coding sequence ATGAAACAAGCCACACGCGCACAATGGATCAAATTCACCATTGTTATTCTACTTTATCTCGTCTTCCTACTCTGGGTACGGAGTTGGTGGGGATTGATTGTTGTTCCTTTCATTTTCGATATTTATATCACAAAGAAAATACCCTGGTCTTTTTGGAAAAAGTCGAAGAATCCGGTTGTCCGTAGTGTGATGAGTTGGGTGGATGCCATCGTTTTTGCATTGGTTGCTGTCTACTTCGTCAATATCTACATCTTCCAGAATTACCAGATTCCTTCCTCTTCGCTGGAAAAATCATTGCTGGTAGGCGATTTCCTGTATGTAAGCAAGATGAGCTACGGTCCCCGCGTACCGAATACTCCGCTTTCTATGCCGTTGGCACAACACACGCTGCCTGTCTTCAATACCAAATCGTATATCGAGTGGCCACAATGGAAATACAAAAGGGTACCGGGTTTCGGCAAAGTGAAACTGAATGACATTGTTGTCTTCAATTTCCCGGCAGGAGACACGGTGGCAGTAAACTTCCAACAGACAACGGACTTCTATACGCTGGCTTACGGTGAAGGACAACGTATCTACTCCAAACAGATTGAAATGGATAGCCTGACACGTTCACAGCAACGCGCGATCTACGATCTCTACTACGCTGCCGGACGTAAACAGATTCTGAACAATCCGCGTACTTACGGTAAAGTACTATGGCGTCCGGTAGACCGTCGCGAGAATTATGTGAAACGTTGTGTCGGCTTGCCCGGTGATACATTGCAAATTGTAGAAGGACAGGTGATGATTGACGGTAAGGCGATTGAGAACCCCGAAAACCTGCAATTCAACTACTTCGTACAGACTACCGGCCCGTACATTCCGGAAGATATGCTCCGTGAATTAGGTATCAGCAAAGATGACACCATGCTGATAGAAGACTCCGGCTGGGAAAACGGATTGCTGGAAATGGGACTGGATAGCCGAAATGCACAAGGTAAACTGAATCCGGTATATCATCTTCCATTGACTAAAAAGATGTATGACACCCTCCTTGGCAATAAAAAGCTAATCAGCAAAATAGTAATGGAGCCGGAAGAATATGCCGGACAGATGTACCCGCTGAACCTTTATACCCAATGGAACCGCAACAATTACGGTCCGGTCTGGATTCCTGCCAAAGGAGCTACCATCACCCTCACAGAAGACAACCTGCCTATCTATGAGCGTTGCATCGTAGCCTACGAAGGCAACAAACTGGAAGTGAAATCGGACGGCATCTACATCAACAGTGAAAAGACCAATGAATATACCTTCAAAATGGATTATTACTGGATGATGGGTGACAACCGCCACAACTCCGCCGACTCCCGTTACTGGGGTTTTGTACCCGAAGATCACGTAGTGGGCAAACCGATTGTCGCATGGCTGTCGCTTGACAAAGACCGTGGATGGTTCGACGGCAAGATTCGCTGGAACCGCCTCTTCAAGTGGGTAGACTGA
- the lepB gene encoding signal peptidase I — protein sequence MNIRKFKWILAIVGAVVVVLLLRGFAFTSCLIPSIGMENSIFQGERILVNKWSYGLRIPFMSLFSYHRWCESPVRRQDIVVFNNPAGIRQPVIDRREIYISRCLGVPGDTLLVDSLFSVISPEVQFNPDKKRLYSYPASKENLMTSLMHTLSITNDGLMGSNDTIHVRSFSRYEYYLLEQAISGKESFIQPLSSKEDAEPNPLIVPGKGKFIRVYPWNITLLRNTLVMHEGKQAEIKDDTLYVDGKPTQHCYFTQNYYWMGSNNAMNLTDSRLFGFVPQDHIIGKASIIWFSKEKGTGLFDGYRWNRFFRTVK from the coding sequence ATGAACATTCGTAAATTCAAATGGATATTAGCAATTGTCGGAGCAGTAGTCGTAGTACTTCTGCTCCGGGGATTTGCTTTTACGTCCTGTCTTATCCCTTCCATCGGTATGGAGAATTCCATTTTTCAGGGTGAACGCATCCTGGTCAACAAATGGAGTTACGGGCTGCGGATTCCTTTCATGTCGCTTTTCTCTTATCACCGCTGGTGCGAGAGCCCTGTACGCCGGCAAGATATTGTAGTGTTCAATAATCCTGCCGGAATCCGGCAACCTGTCATCGACCGCCGGGAAATCTATATCAGCCGTTGTCTCGGAGTTCCGGGAGATACGTTACTGGTAGATTCCCTTTTCTCTGTTATTTCTCCGGAGGTGCAGTTTAATCCGGATAAGAAAAGACTTTATTCGTATCCCGCTTCAAAAGAAAACCTAATGACATCACTCATGCACACTCTTTCCATCACCAACGACGGATTGATGGGAAGTAATGACACTATCCATGTGCGCAGTTTCAGCCGTTACGAATATTATCTGTTGGAACAAGCTATAAGTGGAAAAGAGAGTTTTATCCAGCCTTTGTCAAGCAAGGAAGATGCTGAGCCGAATCCGCTGATTGTTCCCGGGAAAGGGAAATTTATCCGGGTATATCCCTGGAACATAACTTTGTTGCGGAATACTCTCGTAATGCACGAAGGCAAACAGGCAGAAATCAAAGACGACACTCTTTATGTGGACGGCAAACCAACACAACACTGTTATTTCACCCAAAATTATTATTGGATGGGCTCTAACAATGCCATGAACCTGACCGATTCACGGCTCTTCGGATTTGTTCCGCAAGACCATATCATTGGAAAAGCTTCCATCATTTGGTTCTCTAAAGAAAAAGGGACAGGCTTGTTTGACGGATATCGATGGAACCGTTTCTTCAGAACGGTGAAATAA
- a CDS encoding WbqC family protein — protein sequence MKEMNIAYLSSAYLAPIEYYTKLLAYDKVFVEQYDHYIKQTYRNRCTIAGPSGELVLSIPTVKPDTLKCPMKDIRISDHGNWRHLHWNAIESAYNSTPFFEYYKDDFRPFYEKKYVFLIDFNEELCRMICELIDIHPTIERTSEYKMEFAPGEFDFREVIHPKKDFREMDTEFVPQSYYQVFESKLGFLPNLSIIDLLFNMGPESLLVLSKHDK from the coding sequence ATGAAAGAAATGAACATAGCTTATTTATCTTCAGCCTATCTCGCTCCCATCGAATATTATACCAAACTACTGGCTTATGATAAAGTGTTTGTAGAACAATACGACCATTATATAAAACAAACCTACCGCAACCGGTGCACCATTGCCGGTCCATCGGGTGAATTAGTTCTTTCCATCCCGACCGTAAAGCCCGATACATTGAAGTGTCCAATGAAAGATATCCGCATCTCCGACCACGGCAACTGGCGACATCTGCATTGGAATGCCATCGAATCGGCCTATAACAGTACCCCTTTTTTCGAATATTACAAGGACGATTTCCGTCCCTTCTACGAAAAGAAATATGTTTTTTTAATCGATTTCAACGAAGAACTCTGCCGGATGATCTGTGAATTGATCGATATTCACCCCACCATTGAGCGTACTTCCGAATATAAGATGGAGTTTGCTCCCGGAGAATTCGATTTTCGGGAAGTCATTCATCCGAAAAAGGATTTCAGGGAAATGGATACAGAGTTTGTTCCACAATCTTACTATCAGGTTTTTGAGTCCAAACTGGGTTTCCTGCCTAATTTGAGTATCATAGACTTGTTGTTCAATATGGGACCGGAAAGTCTGTTGGTACTAAGCAAGCATGACAAATGA
- a CDS encoding flavodoxin family protein, translated as MKVLLINGSPNKEGCTYTALHELEMTLQANGIETELLYLGKKPIAGCIACGICMKTGHCFRDDLVKDIQERLEEFDGIVIGSPVYYSGPTGQLVSFLNRIFYATENRMAGKVGAAVVSCRRGGASATFEQLNQYFTICNMPIVSSQYWNSVHGFTPEDVRKDKEGLQTMRVLGQNMAWLLKCIESGKRNGIEQPKYEARERTNFIQDKYE; from the coding sequence ATGAAAGTATTGCTTATCAATGGCAGCCCTAATAAAGAGGGCTGCACTTATACTGCCTTGCATGAATTGGAAATGACCTTGCAGGCGAACGGTATTGAAACGGAGTTGCTCTATTTGGGCAAGAAACCGATAGCAGGTTGCATTGCTTGCGGAATCTGTATGAAAACAGGACATTGCTTCCGTGATGATTTGGTGAAAGATATACAAGAACGGTTGGAGGAGTTTGACGGCATCGTTATTGGTTCGCCTGTCTATTACAGCGGACCAACAGGCCAACTTGTATCTTTTCTGAACCGGATATTTTATGCCACTGAAAATCGAATGGCGGGGAAAGTCGGTGCGGCAGTGGTTTCATGTCGTCGTGGAGGGGCTTCTGCCACTTTCGAACAACTGAATCAATATTTCACCATCTGCAACATGCCGATTGTTTCTTCCCAATATTGGAATTCGGTACATGGGTTTACTCCTGAAGATGTGCGAAAGGACAAAGAAGGACTGCAAACCATGCGTGTATTGGGGCAGAACATGGCATGGCTACTGAAGTGTATTGAAAGTGGCAAGCGGAACGGAATAGAGCAACCGAAATATGAAGCAAGAGAACGAACCAACTTTATACAAGACAAGTATGAATGA